A genomic segment from Truepera sp. encodes:
- a CDS encoding Glu/Leu/Phe/Val dehydrogenase dimerization domain-containing protein: MEAGIIDTLERMQGAGHEQVTYFYDEATGLRAIVAIHSTHLGPALGGCRMWPYESEAAALEDVLRLSRGMTYKNAAMGLPLGGGKAVIIGDSRTDKTPELFRAFGRAVERLGGRYVTAEDVGTEPEDMVAVRSQTEHVVGLPTTSGDPSPATAFGVFSGIRAALEHAFGDSDLRGRRVAVQGLGAVGIHLCKYLHEEGAELVVTDIAQERMDEAAAAVGAKTVAPGEIYDVECDVFAPCALGAVVNDGTLPRFKARIIAGSANNQLAEARHGEALQARGILYAPDFIINGGGVINVADELKPGGYDRTRAYALIARIGEKVARALRLADELGISSAAAAEMMADERLKGSAAN; encoded by the coding sequence ATGGAGGCGGGCATCATAGACACCCTGGAACGGATGCAAGGGGCCGGGCACGAGCAGGTCACGTACTTCTACGACGAGGCCACCGGCCTAAGGGCCATCGTGGCTATCCATAGCACGCACTTAGGGCCGGCGTTGGGCGGCTGCCGGATGTGGCCCTACGAGAGCGAGGCTGCCGCGCTAGAGGACGTGCTGCGCTTGAGCCGCGGCATGACCTACAAGAACGCCGCCATGGGCCTGCCACTGGGCGGCGGTAAGGCCGTCATAATCGGCGACTCGCGTACCGACAAGACGCCCGAGCTGTTCCGGGCGTTCGGCCGCGCCGTGGAACGCCTCGGTGGACGCTACGTGACGGCCGAAGACGTCGGCACCGAGCCGGAGGACATGGTCGCCGTGCGCAGCCAGACCGAGCACGTCGTCGGCCTCCCCACGACCAGCGGCGATCCCTCGCCCGCCACGGCATTCGGCGTCTTTAGCGGCATCAGGGCGGCGCTCGAGCACGCTTTCGGCGACAGCGATCTGCGCGGCCGCCGCGTAGCCGTGCAGGGGTTGGGGGCGGTCGGGATCCACCTCTGCAAGTACCTGCACGAGGAAGGCGCCGAGCTTGTCGTCACCGACATCGCCCAAGAACGCATGGACGAGGCCGCGGCGGCGGTGGGGGCCAAGACGGTGGCTCCCGGCGAGATCTACGACGTGGAGTGCGACGTGTTCGCCCCCTGTGCCCTCGGGGCCGTGGTGAACGACGGCACCCTGCCGCGCTTCAAGGCGCGCATAATCGCGGGCTCCGCCAACAACCAGTTGGCCGAGGCGCGCCACGGGGAGGCGCTTCAAGCGCGGGGTATCCTCTACGCGCCCGACTTCATAATCAACGGCGGCGGCGTCATCAACGTGGCCGACGAGCTTAAGCCCGGCGGCTACGACCGCACCCGCGCCTACGCCCTGATCGCACGGATCGGCGAGAAGGTCGCCCGCGCGCTGAGGCTAGCTGACGAGTTGGGCATCTCGAGCGCGGCGGCCGCCGAGATGATGGCGGACGAGCGGCTCAAGGGGTCGGCGGCCAACTAG
- a CDS encoding alpha/beta fold hydrolase, with protein sequence MSSETLRFANRHGKELTGRLELPVDGAPVAYALFAHCFTCSKDLKAVREISRTLGRAGIATLRFDFTGLGASEGDFADTSLSHNVGDLQDAAAFLEQRYEAPKLLVGHSFGGAAVIQAATLLPEVRAVATIAAPYDPNHISSLLGGARDAAMAGGEVDITIAGRSFQLRREFFDDLAETKVRETLRGLRRPLLILHSPIDSVVGIDNAGLLFAAALHPKSFVSLDDADHLLTRASDARYAGEVIASWSSRYLGRPERPAWQQDIHDNRTIVRTEALLRSEAMTNGFGMVLDEPISVGGTATGPSPYDLLATAMAGCTSMTLRLYADRKKWPLEAVTVEVNHQKVHVEDCTTCEQPSARIDVFERQIRIEGPLDEAQRARLVEIADRCPVHRTLTSEVRIRTTLLAAEDSNVQASPE encoded by the coding sequence ATGAGCAGCGAGACCCTGAGGTTCGCCAACCGGCATGGCAAGGAACTTACGGGCCGGCTGGAGCTACCCGTCGACGGCGCCCCGGTCGCTTACGCGCTCTTCGCTCACTGCTTCACCTGCTCCAAGGACCTCAAAGCGGTGCGAGAGATATCGAGAACGCTCGGACGGGCGGGCATTGCCACGCTGCGCTTCGACTTCACCGGCCTCGGCGCCAGCGAGGGCGACTTCGCCGACACCAGCTTGTCGCACAACGTTGGCGACCTGCAAGACGCCGCGGCGTTCCTGGAGCAGCGCTACGAGGCACCGAAGTTGCTCGTGGGGCACTCTTTCGGGGGCGCTGCCGTCATTCAAGCGGCCACCCTCCTTCCCGAGGTCAGGGCGGTGGCCACCATCGCCGCGCCCTACGACCCGAACCACATCTCGAGCCTCCTCGGAGGTGCGCGCGACGCTGCCATGGCCGGCGGGGAGGTCGACATCACCATTGCGGGCCGCAGCTTCCAACTGCGCCGAGAGTTCTTCGATGACCTCGCCGAAACGAAGGTGCGCGAGACCCTGCGCGGCCTGCGCCGGCCGCTGCTGATCCTGCACTCCCCCATCGATTCCGTCGTCGGCATCGATAACGCCGGGCTGCTCTTCGCCGCCGCCTTGCACCCCAAGAGCTTCGTCTCGCTGGACGACGCGGACCACCTCCTCACGCGCGCGAGCGACGCGCGGTACGCGGGGGAAGTCATCGCCAGCTGGTCCTCGCGCTACCTTGGCCGCCCAGAAAGACCAGCGTGGCAGCAGGACATCCATGACAACCGCACCATCGTCCGCACCGAGGCCCTACTCCGCAGCGAGGCGATGACCAACGGGTTCGGCATGGTGCTCGACGAACCGATCTCCGTGGGCGGTACCGCCACCGGCCCCAGCCCGTACGACCTGCTCGCCACGGCCATGGCCGGTTGCACCTCGATGACTTTGAGGCTCTACGCCGACCGTAAGAAGTGGCCCTTGGAGGCCGTGACGGTCGAGGTGAACCACCAGAAGGTTCACGTAGAGGACTGCACGACCTGCGAGCAGCCCTCGGCCCGGATCGACGTGTTCGAGCGGCAGATCCGCATCGAGGGTCCCCTCGACGAAGCGCAGCGGGCCAGGCTCGTGGAGATCGCCGACCGCTGCCCCGTGCATAGGACGCTGACCTCCGAGGTGCGCATCCGCACCACCTTGTTGGCGGCCGAGGACAGCAACGTGCAGGCGTCCCCGGAGTAG